CGCCCGAGCTACCCGAGCTCTTAGCGCGAGCCTCGGCTCCCCGAACAACTAATTTCCCACGTTATAAGCAGATTATTTGAATGTCGAGCATTGTTATATTATTTATTGTTTAATGTAAATTATCGTTTTTTTACTGCTAAATAAATTATCACTCGCAGCAACATATGAGTGTCGGTACTTTGTATTACGGACGTCGAAGCGGTTGCAGTCTAAAACTTTTCGAAAAAAATTTTTTGTACTAATGTGTGGTGTCACTCTGACTTGTGCGCATTAACACAGCACATTAACGCAGCATTTTATAGTAAGTTATTGTGCCGCCGCAATAAAGTCAACCAGCTGTTAGAGCTCGTCCTGTTCCCATTCTTGTTCCTGTCCGTTTGGGCTGTTTTTGTATATACAGAGAAATCATTAGTCTGTGCGTATTCATGTTTCATAACAGCTTTTGCGGTCATACTTACTCACGCAGAACTTATTAGCGTCTTCGACAAAAAAAAGCAtcaaacggggggggggggggggggcgcaattgTCTGAGGGACCGTCAGTTCATTCGACTATATTGCGCACAGTTAACCGAAACTTCGCGGTGCATTGTCCGGAAGGTGTATCAGGAGGGAAAAAAGCACGAAAGACACACCTTAGTTATAGGACCACGTTTTGCATTTATCATTTCCAGTGACTCCTTCATATTTAATTTCAATCAATGCCATGCCATTCGGGTTTGTGCTTTTGTGCCCTAATGTTCGATTTATTCAGCACCTTGATATCATACTCAGTGTTCTGAATGTGCTGCATGAAACCGCCCTATACTACATAAATCTGACATGTTGGTGGGGCAAATATTCTTGCCCCAATAAATCCTAAGCAAGAGTTACCTTATCGTGCCTCAGACACTGCGAAGTAACGCCTCATTTATCCGAGAAAGAAAGCTTATTTGGCGTTTAATTGGGTTTTGGGCGTATGAATGGAAAAATGTAATTCCTCCGTTCATATTACGAGCTCGCAAACGCATTCACCATGAGAGAAAgcttctcctctttttttttctgcagcatatTCTCCTCACGTGCATATTATTAGTGTGATGCTTCCTTGTTCGAAGAGAGCTCCCTAACTGGCTTGAGATGTATGGTGTATTGTTTATCATGAACATTTACAAGACGATATTCCGATGTTCACTTATGACATACCAACGAATTATCCAACAGCCAGTCGTTTATTTCCAAGTTCTTTGGCATTTTCACATTTTTAACCGGCCCACAGGCCCTGTTTTGTGTTTTGTCTAGCTTGGATCTTCATGCACAGGACGCCAATCGACACCGTCACTGTCTTGATGTGGTCGCTTTTGAAGGCTGTTGGTGAGTTCATTCTTAAGCGGTCACAAGATGGAAATGCGTTTCTGCACGGGGCCAGCATGAACAGTACCACTTTACGACCAGGGCCATCCTCCTCCgtggccgccgccgcctccaccgtatccgccaccgcctccgccgtatccgccaccgccgccgccgaagccgccaccgccgccgccgccgaagccTCCGCCGCCGCTCGAGATCGTCGTGTACGTCACCACGGGCTTCAGGGCATGCGACACGGTGGCCACCGGCTTGGCCACGTAACTGACCACAGGCTTGGCGACGTACTTTACGCTCACAACGGGCGTCTTGACGTACGAGACAGAAGCTACGCCGATGTCATctccgccgccaccaccaccgccgccgaaaccGCCCCCGCCACCGAAACCGCCGCCACCACCTCCGCCGTAATCATCGCCGCCGTCATCCAGAAGGCCCGCAGAGGCGATCGTCGCGACGGCGAAGAGGACGAGGACCTGGAATGAAGAAAGCAGATCATGGTATATCCTGCGTGAGGAGCCCGCCAGCCACGCTATGCGGCCAAGTGGAATTAAATACCTGTGCCCGAACGCTTATACACCGCTCTTTCCTGAAAGCACTGCAGGAAGCAAGAGAAACGTTACAGGCAGCACTCTAATAACTCCATAGATGTCTTGGTCGGCTTTTTTGTGGTGGTTTGTAGGCAGTTACTATCAAGTAGTATTTGATCTCTCTATATATCTTGCCCACAAAGTTGGGGCATTAGTTTCATGCCCAGCTACTTCATGAAGCGAGTGCAGAGTATGGTTTGCACAAACTTTTGTCTGTATTACCGGAATCCCGGGGACTGTAATGCGTTCTTAATTTCTTAGCACTCGATAGAAGATAACTTCAGGCTAGAAAGTTCCTGACGACGAAGCACTATGCATTGGATCTCAAATAAGCCATTTGTGCTGACGTGCTTCGACCAGGTCATTATACAGCGCCCAAGTTACCAGAGCTGGCATGCTCCGTTGGTTTGAAACTCTTCCTGCTTTTCAAAACTACCTATGCGCGTTACTTTCATGTACCGCTGTTAGTGCAGCAAAGCAGACCCTGTTCTATTTAGGATGTCCCTTTTTACTTTCCTGTGTGAGCTCCTGTGCTAAATAGAGAGTTATCGCTGCCAAGGTCTTACACGTTTGGTACCAATCTCTCGATCTTACTCCCTGCTTTGCGCAGTCAATGCATTAGAACCCCCGAGAAGGAGTTTCTGTTCTCGAAAATATTTCTGAAAAGGGGTTTATAAAATTGATTTAGGAGTCCCATCAGGCCAGATTTACAGGGTGTAGTACTCCTTGCAGCACATGCATTTGAGGAAAAAACTAATGTAGTTGGCGTTTTTTGTACAATATCCAGCTACTGAAAAATTACATGCAAAGCATTAGCGTTATTACACACGCCACGAGGTAACCAATACGCTTCCCACGTAACTCGTCAATCGCGCCTTAATCACTACTAAGCAGCTAACGCGCAACATTTTCTTTCCTACACTTTGCATAACATCATTCGATTTCGTAACTGACCTGGGGTGACGACAGCAATCGCGATTGCTAGAAAAGACGACCTGTCAAACCTACTACAT
The DNA window shown above is from Dermacentor silvarum isolate Dsil-2018 chromosome 1, BIME_Dsil_1.4, whole genome shotgun sequence and carries:
- the LOC119458710 gene encoding ctenidin-3-like — protein: MVAAETALRHSSPPHSYMKPGWQEDTKVILLEEEMKLAQHPNDTELYSVLGEDSSYDSLISVLVLFAVATIASAGLLDDGGDDYGGGGGGGFGGGGGFGGGGGGGGDDIGVASVSYVKTPVVSVKYVAKPVVSYVAKPVATVSHALKPVVTYTTISSGGGGFGGGGGGGFGGGGGGYGGGGG